In Pseudomonadales bacterium, the genomic stretch AGTCACCCATGGCGACATCATGCCAGGAGTCGCGCGGACGAGTTGCCGACCCGACCCTTCCGGTATTGACAATCATTCGCATCAAGTCTTGAATTGCGCCCTCCTGCGTTGGGGCGAGTCACCGATCCCGTCTCGGCGCAATGCCCGCCACATCGATACAACCTTTCGGAGATGACTTCGTGACCTCAGGCCACCCGTTCCGTTCGCAGCAACACCTTGCCGTCGCCGTCGCCACCGCGCTGCTGTCCGCCACCGCGATGGCCCAGCCCGCGCCCACACGCGATCGGGGCGTGCCGATGCCCGAGATGGAGGTGGTCGGCAAGCGTCTGGAAGACGTGTCGAAAATGACCGGCAGCGTGGTGCTGATCGACCACAAGCAGCTCGAGATGATCCAGCCGCTGTCCACCGAGGACGTACTGCGCCGCGTCCCGGGCATCAACGTCAAGAGCGAGGAGGAGACTTCGATCGTCTCCAACGTCGGGATTCGCGGGCTGTCATCCAGCGAGACGAAGTCGCTGATCCTCGAGGACGGGGTGCCAGTGGCCCCGGGGCTGTTCGTCGGCAACACACGCTACTTCAATCCGCGCATCCAGCGCGTCGAGAGCATCGAGGTGCTGAAGGGTTCGGCATCGTTGCGCTACGGGCCGTCCACGATCGGCGGTGTGATCAACTATCGCACCAAGACACCCGACGACGGTGTGCTGGTGTCGGTGCGCACGGGTTCGTTCAGTACGCATGAAGCAAGCGTCGAGGCGGGTGGCCGCACCCGTTCGGAAGACGCCTTTGCCGGCATCGTCGCCACCTATGCGAAGAGCGACGGCTTCATGCACAAGGACTACGAGATGTCCGACCTGATGGCGAAGGCCGGTGTTCGCTTCAACGACGAGCACGCGCTGGGATTGAAGTTTTCGTATTACGAGAACGACGCGAACATTTCCTATCGCGGCCTGCTGCTCGGGGATTACCGGGCCGGACGCAGCTACAACCCGGCCCCTGACGACTACTTTCTCACCGATCGCAGCGCCTTCGACCTCAATCACGAGTGGACGCTCGGCGAGCGCGCGACGCTGAAGACCCTGGTGTACTGGAGCGATATGACCCGTGATTACTGGCGCTACAGCGTCGATGCGGGAGCGTCGAATGCGGCCGGTCGCTGGGTGTATACGAATACGCTGACTGGCAACAACCGCAGTTTCGAGCGCTACGGTGTCGAGACGCGTCTGATGCTCGATCACACCCTGTTCGGCGTCGAGAACCAGGCGGAATTCGGACTGCGCTTCATGAAGGAAGAATCCGATGATCGCCGCGTGCGCGCCACCCGTGCGGCGGATCGCACCGGCGTGACCGACCAGCATATCGTCGATTCCGCCGACAGCCTCGCCGGCTATGTGCAGAACCGCTTCGTGATCAGCGACCGCCTTGCCGTCACGCCGGGCCTGCGCATCGAATCCTACGAGCAGGATCGGCGTGTGCTGAGCAGCAACGGTGCGTCGGCCACCACGAGCAACATCGAGGTGCTGCCCGGCGTGGGGGCCACCTTCGAGCTGAGCGACTCCGCACAGCTCTACGGCGGTGTCTACAAGGCCTTCTCACCGGCGTCGAACGGTGTGGCCCTCGACGGCCTGACTGACCAGAACCTCGACGGTGAGCGTTCGCTGAATTACGAGGCCGGTGTGCGTGGTGCCCGCGGTGCACTGAACTATGAAATGGCCGCGTTCTACATGGATTTCGACAACCAGGTGGTAACCGGCAACAGCAACCCGCTGCTGTCGCAGTCGAACGCCGGCAAGACCCGTCACCGGGGCATGGAGGTGGTGCTCGGCTACGAGCTCGGTGCAGGCTTCAGCATCGACGCCAATGCGACCTGGGTGCCCGACTCGGAATTCCGTAGCGGCGAGAACCGTGGCAACCGCATTCCGTATTCGCCGAAGCGCATGGCAAACCTGGCACTGAACTACGGTCGTGACGCGCTGAGCGCAGCGCTCAGCGTGCACTACAACGGTTCGCAGTTCGGTGATCCGAGCAATCGACGCGACCTGCCCGCCACCGCGGACAGCCGCATCTGGGGCGGCGAGATCCCCTCGTACACGGTGGTCGATCTGAGCGCCCAGTACGAATTCAGCGAGCGGTTCACGCTGTTCGGTGCGGTCAAGAACCTCGGCGACAAGCGCTACATCACCGGCTTGCGCCAGGGTATCTACGTGGGACCGGAACGCTCGTTCGAGGCGGGTGTGCGCTTCAGGTTGTAAGGAAAGCCGGTGCGGTCACAGCAACGCTGGCAACCGCACCGGTCAGGTCAGGGGCTCAGTACGTGAAGATGACTTCGGCGCCGTAGCTCGGCGGTGGAGCCCACGACGTCGCCGCGAACGAGTAGCCTGCCGGCTGATAGCCCACCGCGACGGCACCCGGGCCGCCTTGTCCGATCATCGAATTCTTGTATTCGCGGTTGGCGATGTTGTGGCCCCACACGGCAAGCTGCAGGGTGCGGTCGTCCGGCAGATCCAGATCCAGCGTGATACGCGCATCCATCACGCCGTAGGCATCCTGGCGGTAGTTCTCGCGCCCCGGCACTCCCGATCCTGCCGGAGCCGAGATGTAGTTCTCCGACTGATGGTGGTAGTTCAGGTTGAGCGATACATCGCCGTTGGCCAGATGCCAGAACGTGTAGTCCATCGACACGAACACGGTATCACGCGGAGCGTAAGGCACCACGAACACGTCCTTGATGTTCGCGCCGAGGGTGTAAGGGGACGCCGGATTCACTGCCGGATCGAAGATGGTGCCCGGAATCACGTCCACCGTGTCGAATTTCGGGTCCAGATAGGCATAGTTGATGTTGAACATCAGGTCGCTGGTCGGCAGCCAGGTTACCTCGAGTTCTGCACCGGTCACGTTTGCCTTGCCGGCGTTGTAGCCCATGGTCAGCGAGGCGTCGGTGGCGTCGGCAACGAAGACGAGCTGCATGTCCTCGAACTTGCTGTAGAACACGGCTGCGTTGACGCGCAGGCTGCGGTCGAGCCAGTCGGATTTCAGGCCCAGCTCGTAAGTGGTCACGTCCTCGGCACCGTAGGTCGAGTTGAACAGGCCAGGAGGCGCGCCCTCGGACGAGCCGCCTGCCTTGTAGCCGGTCGAGACCTTGGCATAGCTGTTGATCGTATCGGTCCAGCTGTAGTTGGCCGTGACTGCGGGATTGAAGCGCGAAGAGGATTGCTTGTTGCTCGCGATGTCGTACAGCGAATAACCCGGGATAGCCAGACGAGCCCGGTTGGGCCGGTAACTGTGCTTGACCGCGCTCAGGGCCAGTTCCGGTATCGGCGAGCCGGTGGGAGGAACGACGTCGACGATCAGGTTGCGGCTCGCGCTGCGCTTGTCCTTGGTAAAGCGGGCGCCGAGCGTGAGGTCGAGCTTGTCGTCGAGGATGGGCGGAGTCCACGTGACCTGGGCGTAGGCGGCGTGGGATTTGGATTCTGCATCGGTGTCGCGATCCTTGACCGAATTGATCCAGACGTTGGGTACGCCCGTGAGATCCATCACCCAGATCTGCTGATGGTTGGACTGTTCCTTGAAGTAGAACAGACCGGCCACGTAGTTGATCGAGTCGCCCACATTACCGATGAACTGGAATTCCTGTGCAAACTGATGGTTGTCGATGCCATCCCACGAATGCCCGGGTACCCCGAAGGCCTCGGCGTAATCCTGGTAGGCGTCGAACTCGATCTGCCGGTAGCTGGTGAGCGACTTGATCGTCAGGTGCTCGCTCGCTTCCCAGGTCAGTGTCAGGCCGTGTCCCTCGAAATCCAGCGTGCTGCGTGGCAGGTCGATCGGACGGTAGGTGTGGCCCGTCGGGTCGTTTCCGTAGATGTAGCCCGGGATCATCGCGAATCCATAGGCGTAATAGGGATTGGTGGGCCTGGTTGACGCGTAATAGATGGGCGTCGAGTCCTGCGAGCCGACGTCGAGTGCGTAGTCGACGTCGAGGTGCTCGGCCGGGCTCCAGTGCAGCGCGACTCGACCGGCGATCTCGTCGGTTTCACCGTAATCGTGCGAGTTGCCGAGGTTCTTGACGTAACCGTCCTCCTTTTTCGACAGGATCGAGACCTTGCTCGATACATCGCCGACCTCCGGCAGATCGATCACGGACAGGCTGCGCACGAAATCGCGGCTGCCCATCGACAGGCTCTGCTTGAAGCCGAATTCGCCGCCTGGCTTGCGGGTGACCAGGTTGATGGCACCCCCGGTGGTGTTGCGTCCGTACAGGGTGCCTTGCGGCCCGCGCAGTACCTCGACGCGCTCGGTGTCGGCGATATCGAACAGTGCACCCTGCGGGCGTGCGACATAATGCCCATCGACGTACAGGCCGACCGAGCCGTCGGCGGTGACCTGCATCGGGTCGGAAACGCCCTGCCCGCGCATGTACAGGATCAGCATGTTCGACGAGGGGTACGCCGTCTCGGACAGGCTGGGGACCGTCTTGACGATATCGGTGAAGTTGTAGATCCCCTGCTTCTCGATGGTCGCGCTCGACAGGGTCGTGATCGCGATCGGCACTTCCTGCTGGCTTTCGACGCGCTTCTGCGCCGTGACCACCACTTCCTCGATCTGCCCCTGGGCCAGAGCCGAGGCGGTGATCAGGGTCGACGCACCCAGTGCGATCGCCCGGGACAGGTGGCGGGTGCGCGGAAGGTGCCGAATACGGTTACTGAGCATGGTGATGTCTCCGTTGAATGGGTGCATTGAACAGGTCCCGTCGCCGTTGCCAAACGAGCGACATGGCAACGGTTGCCCTGGATGTCATGTGACAGTCTGGTTTGTTATGGGTTGAAGGTTGGCACGCGCGAGTTCCTGTCCCGGAAGAGTGAACCCGAACAATCTGTGCACTGCGCATGTCATTTGCCGCCGGTGATTGCAATGCCGGCCGCCTCGTTTTCCGGTGGCCGGGTTCGCGTGGTCTGGTGTTCAGTACGAGAAGATCAGGTCCATCCCGTAGGTTGCAGGCTCGGACCATGCCACTGCCGCAAACGTGTAGCCAAATCCGGAGTAAGGCGTCGCCACCGCTCCTCCGCCCAGTCCGATCATGTGCGTGCGATATTCCTTTTCGGTGATGTTGCGTCCCCATACAGCCACCTGCAGGCGGTGGTCCTGTGGCAACTTGAAGTCGGCGGCTAGGCGCGCGTTCAGTATGCCGTGGGACTCCTGGCGGTAGTTTTCGCGCCCCGGAACCTTTTTCCCTGCCGGTGCCGTCAGGTAGTTGTCGGACTGGTAATGATAGTTCAGGTTCAGCGACAGTTCCGCCTGTTCGAAGCGCCAGAACGTATAGTCCACCGAGGCGTGGTAGCTGTTGCGCGGTGCGTAAGGCATCACGAACAGATCCTTGATATCTTCCCCTATCGAATAGGGCGACAGCCTGTTCACCGCCGGATCGAAGATGGTGCCGGCGCGTACCTTGACCTCGTCGAATCGGGGGTCGAGCCACGTGTAATCGAGCTTCAACTGCAGGTCGGTGATCGGCAGCCAGGTCAGTTCGAGTTCGGCCCCCTTCATGATCGCCTTGCCGGCGTTGTAGGCCTGGATGATGGACGTGTCGATGGGGTCTGCGACGAACGCCAGTTGCATGTCGTCGAACTGGCTGTAGAACGCTGCCGCGTTGAGCCTCAGGCTGTTGTCGAGCCAATCCGACTTCAGGCCAAACTCCCAGGTCGTTACGTCTTCAGGCTTGAACGTCTGGTCGAAGCGCCCAGGTCCAGCGCCTTCAGAGGAGCCGCCCGCCTTGTAACCGGTTGTGACCTTGGCATAACTGTTGACGGTATCGCTCCAGTCGTAGCTGACGATGAAGGCTGGATTGAACCGCGAGAAGGACTGGCTGTTGCCAAGTCCTGATTCCGCTATCACGGGCGCGCCATGGAGTGGGTCCGCGCGGTTGTACAGTACGAAGTCGCGACGGGCCTTGCGTCGGTCCTTGGTCAAGCGCCCGCCGAAGGTAAGGTCGAGACGGTTGTCCAGTACGGGGGGGGTCCACGTCAACTGCCCGTAGGCGGCGTGCGAGGTCGTCTCCGAGGTGACGAAGCGATCACTCCAGGTCCAGGTTCCTCGCGCGATTCGACGCAGGTCGCCTCCCCGATACTGGAAGTGATTGGAGTTTTCGTGGAAATAGTAGAGACCGGCGACGTAGTCGATCGAATCGCCCACGTTGCCGATGAACTGGAACTCCTGCGAAAACTCGTGGCTGTTGATCTTGTCGATCGAGTATGAGGTGACGGTGAAGGCTTCCGCCTTCTCGGAAGGCGCGTTGAAACCGAGGTCACGGTAACCAGTCAGCGACTTGATGGTCAGGTTGTCGGCAGCCTGCCAGGTCAGGGTCAGGCCATGGCCCTTGAAGTGAGTCTTGGTGACCGGGAGGTCGAGCGGGCGGTAGGTGTGACCCGCGGGGCGATTGCCAAGCTTGTATCCCGGATAAATGAATGCCATGGCTGGCAGGGTTGCCTGGTAGTAAATCGGTGTCGAATCCTGCGAGCCGACGTCATACGCGTAATCCACGTCGAAGGTATCGCAGTTGCACGGACTCCAGTGCAGTGCCACCCGCCCGGCAATTTCGTCGGTTTCACCACCGAAATCGTGCCTGCTGCCGATATCCTCCATCAGGCCGGTCCGGTAGTTGCGCTTCCTCCAGAAGTCGGGACCGGGGATGTTCGGCTGGCCACCGAGGTTTTTGACAAAACCATCCTGGGTCTTGCGCAGGACCGTTACCTTGCTCGATACGCCGTACACCTGCGGCAGATCGATCGTGGTCAGGCTGCGCACGAGGTCACGGCTGCCGATGGAGAGGTTCTGTTTGAAGCCAAATTCGCCGCTTGGCTTGCGGGTGATCAGGTTGATGGCGCCACCGGTGGTGTTGCGGCCGTAGAGGGTGCCCTGCGGTCCGCGCAGCACCTCGATGCGCTCGGTATCGGCCAGGTCGAACAAGGCCCCCTGCGGTCGCGCAATGTAGTGACCGTCGAGGTACAGGCCGACCGAGCCGTCGGCGGTGATCTGCATCGGGTCGGAAACACCCTGGCCGCGCATATAGAGGATCAGGATGTTTGCCGACGGATACGGCGTCTGCATCAGGCTGGGTACCGAACCGACGATATCGTCGAAGTCGAAGATCCCCTCGGTTTCCAGTTGCGCCGTGCTCAGCGTCGTGATCGCAATGGGTACTTCCTGCACGTTCTCGACCCGCTTCTGCGCCGTTACCACGATCTCCTCGATCTTGCCTTGGGCGAGCACCGGAGCAGCCAGCGCTGTCGCTGCGCCTATCGCGATTGCACGGCGCAGCAGGGTGGGCCGGGATACGGGTGCATTCCTGTTGTTTGGCATGGGGCCTCCTCGTTCGGCTCGTTTGTTTGTCTTCCTTGAAAGTCAAGACGGTTGACCGTCATGCCGAGTATATTGGCAACGCCCCGATTGTCCAGTTGAATGCACGCATGCGGAACCGGTTCGTGTCGGACGCTCGCGTCAGGCAGGCCGGTACGCATTTGCTGCAACGGGTTGCCCTGACGGATTCATCAAGGAGAATCGAACATGTCGGATCTGACGCATCGTCTGCAGGCCATCGAAGACCGTTTCGCGCTGCTTGATCTGGAGGCGGACTACGCGGCCCATTGGGACTTCGGACGTGCCCGCGAATGGGCAGAACTGTTTGCCGCAGACGGCAGCTTCGAGATGCTCGCGGTCGGTCCCAGACCCGAATTCATCGCTCGGGGCCATGTCGAGTTGCAGGGCTTTTGCGAAACCATCCATCAGAACTGGATGGGGATCCATTTCATGCACCCGCCACGACTGCAGATCGCGGGTGATACGGCGGGCGCGTTGATCTTTTTCGAGTTCCGCCATGTGCATCGCGGTGACGGCGGGCATACCAGCCAGGGCGTCATCGGCGGTTACTACGAGGTCGACTACCGGCGTACCGAACAGGGCTGGCGCATCGCGCGTCGTCGCGAGCAGGGGGTATTCGAGAGCACCGACAACGGTTTCGATTTCAGACGTCGCTGATGGTGGTGGAATGGCGCGCCCGGGACCGCGACTGCGAGCCGAAGCTATGGCCGTCCCAATTCACTTTCCCTAATCGGATGGAAACGGATGGAGCAATCCGGAGATTTCCGGTCGGGAAGGCTCACCCGAGGCGGTAGTTATGACCTATCCGTATCTAAAACACGAAAAAGTTAGAATTCTCTTGCGCATGGTTGGTCTTTTGTATAACTTTTTCGTACTTGAAACACGAAAAAGTTAGAAAATGTCTCTTGAACTGGTTGGTGAGACGATCGACAAGGCTCGTAGCCACTATCTGGCGGGGACGGGCAAGCTCGTCCAACTCATGCGGGGCGTCTACGTCGATGCGGATGAAGACGTCGATCAGACGGTCCTGAAGCACGCTGTCCGGATCGCTCGCTACCTCTATCCCAAAGCCTATCTGTCGAGTGCGAGTGCCATCCTGCTCGCTCCCAATCGCGATGGACGCCTGTACCTGTCAGGCCGGCGTGTCCAGCGGACACGGATACGCTCCCTGGAGATCGTCCAGAACAAGGCACCGGCGCACCCCTCGGTGGCCAATGCCATGGTGGCGGACAGCATGGGCGAGATGAGTGTCCCCGTTTCGGCTGTTCGCCAGCGGTTCCTGGAGGCATTTCGCCTGCGCAGCGAGCACGCGGCCGCGATCGACACGGATATGCGGGAGGCACTCGCGGCGCGCCTCATCGAGGAGTACGGTAACCCCAAGGCGGCCAGTGATGCCGTGTGGGCACTGGCCCGCGAGAACGAGTGGTATCGGGAAGGTGAGGGTGCCGAGAAGTTCCTGGTGAATCGACCCGCAGTGGTCACCACAAGGAACGAGGCGGCATTCGATCTCCAGGTGGCATGGCATGGGCGCCCCATTGGCAGGCTGGCCCATGACGGTTTCGAATGGCGCTGGTCTGCCAGGCAGGATGAACCGGCTTTGCCCCAAGTGGTGCGCCAGACGGTACCTGGGAAACTATCGCCATTCATCGTGTCGTTGCTGCCCGAGGGTTGGCTCGAATCCGTGCTGAAGGACGGCAGCGACGAGCGCGCGCTCCTGCGGTCTGGCAAACGCTACATGTCGAACATCACGGTCGCTTCCACCGAGGAGGAACTGGCGAAACTGCCCGCCGATATCCTGGCGAACAAGCTGGAGCGATTCAACGCGGATGGCATCTTCATCGGTACCTATGCCGGTCCTGGAAGAAGTGCCATCGAGAGTGACTTCGAACACCGACTCGCAGCATTGTTTGAGAATGCGCAGACACCGCGCCTCTCCGGCGTGCAGATCAAGGCCCCGATGCACCTGGGTACGGATGGAGCGCTTTCCCCGAGTATCGAATTGCCATTCACGCACATTCTCAAACCTGCGGGAACCGGCGGGTATGAGTCGCTGCCGTTGGTGGAGTGGATCGGCTTGACGCTTGCCCGCGGCGTTGGCCTCGATGTGCCGGATGCCGTGCTCCTGCGCATGCCGGATGGGATGCCACCAGCGCTGGTCGTGGAGCGCTTCGACATCCATGAACAGCCTGATGATCCCCGATGGCTGGCGATGGAAGATATGTGTTCCGTCCTGGATCTGGATCCTCACGACAAATACACGGGCACCATCGAGCGCGTGGCCAAGGCAGTGCGCGCATTATCGACATCTCCGGATACGGACCTGCTCGTGCTGCTGCGCCGTGTGCTGTTCACATGGCTGATCGCCGACGGTGACATGCACCTGAAGAACATGGCGTTCCTGAAAACGGGATACAGCGGCGAAACGGCATTCCGGCGGGTCACCATTGCGCCGGTCTACGATACGCTGACCACGCGTGTATTCCCGGGTCTGCACCACGATCGCATGGCTCTGAAACTGGGAGGTAAGGACGAGCGTTTGCGCCGCGCAGACTTCGTGGGATTGGCAACGCTCTCTGGCCTGCGGGCGGGAGATGCCCAGGGCACTATTGACGATGTGCTCCAGCGCATGTCGCCAGCACTGGATGGGCTTGCAATTCCTACAGCTCTGCAATTGAGCCCTGAGGCGCGTGCGACGGTCGCCCGGGCAATGGAAATCTGTCGTGCGAGGGTCGCCGATTTCGACTAGCAGCGCCGGCAGGTCGGACAGCGCACTGGGTGGTACGCGTTGCAGTAATTGGCGCGCCCGAAGGGATTCGAACCCCTGACCTCTGCCTCCGGAGGGCAGCGCTCTATCCAGCTGAGCTACGGGCGCAACACACGGGTAAAGCCGGATGGGGCCGCGATGATACCCGCGTGCCTCCGGGTGCGTCCATCGCGATTTGCGATGTGGCTGTGGGTGGCGGTTCCCCGTGTTCGCGGCATCTGGCTATAATCGCCGGCGTTTCATGGCGCCGGCACGCTGCCGGTACACCCCGTCACGCTACACAGCAGAGGTTCGCCCGTGTCAATCAAGCGCCCATTCCGCGTTGCCGCCCTCGGCATGTTCATCGCTGCCGGTGCAATGTCCAGCTTCGCTGCCGACGATGGCGAGCGTGACATCATCGAGCGCATCAAGCCGGTCGGTGCCGTCTGTATCGAAGGCCAGCCGTGCCCAGTGGAGGCGACGCCCGCCGTAGCGGCAGCGTCGGAACCCGTCGCCGAACCAGCAGCGGCTGAAACCGCCACTGCGGATGAAGCGGGCGTTGCCGCAGTGGCGCCTGCCGAGCCGGCTGCTGCCGAAGCCACCACGGCAGCCGTGGCTGCGAGCGGGCGCAGTGGCGCCGAGGTGTTCAATGCTTCCTGCGCGGTATGCCATACCTCTGGCCTCGCCGGTGCACCGAAACCGGGTGACGCCGCAGCGTGGGGGCCACGGCTGGCGCAGGGCAAGGAGACGGTGCTGAAGCATGCGCTCAACGGACTCAATGCCATGCCGCCCAAGGGCACCTGTGCCGCGTGTTCGGAGCAGGAGCTCCAGGCAGCGATCGACCACATGACGGCCGGGATCAACTGATCCCTGCGACCACCTCCGACCGACAGCGGATGGGAATAATTCAGGGCGTACATGGCGAAATCCTGCCGTGTCAACTATAAGTAGGCCTCGGCGAACTGCCGGCTCCACGTCTCGTGGCGTGGCTTTCCGGCAGTCAGTAACATCAAGAACATCGACGCTGAGCTCGCATGGACTCCGGTTCGCACGGTGAAAAACCCATCCGCGTGCTGCTGATCGATCGCGATCGTGGCGAATACGCGCTGATCGGCCAGTTGCTGAACGCGATCGGCCACGGCGCCTATGAACTCACCTGGTGCTGGCAGCCCGAGCACGCGATCGATGCGATCTTCTCCGATCTGCACGATGTGGTGCTGCTCGACTACCAGGGTGATCGGGCCAGTGGCCAGGCGATCGTCGCCAAGTCGATGCAGATGGGCGCACCGGTCCCGATCATCGTGATGACGGACGAGCTGGATCGCAATGTCGACCGCGAGGCGATCCGTTCCGGAGCATCCGATTACCTGTTGAAAGGGCGCATCGATTCACAGGTCCTCGAGCGCACGCTGCGCTACGCAATCGAGCGCAAGAGTGCCGAGGCGCGTCTGGCGCGTCTGGCGCATTACGATGCCCTGACCAATATCCCCAACCGCATCCTGTTCCGGGACCGACTGGCACGCGCACTGGAGCGTGCGCGGCGTACCCAGCAGACCGTGGCGTTGTTCTTCATCGATCTCGACGGCTTCAAGCAGGTCAACGACACGCTGGGGCACGAGGCTGGCGATGAACTGATCCGGACGGTGGCAGAGCGCCTCAGCCATTGCATGCGCAAGAGCGACTCGGTGGCGCGTATCGGCGGCGATGAATTCACCGTGATCCTCGAGGATGTTGCGACGACTTCCGACATCGTGAACGTGGCGCGCAAGGCGATCGACGTGATATCGCGTCCGGTCATGCTCGATTCACAGCAGGTGTTCGTCGGTGCGAGCATCGGCATTGCGGTGTACCCCGAGGCAGGCGACACCGTGGATGCGCTGCTCAAGCATGCCGACATGGCCATGTACCAGGCCAAGGGTTTGCGCGGCAGCGCGTATCGCTTCTACACGGAAAAGATGAACGTCGAGGCGATGAACCAGATGTACCTCGAAGCCGATCTGCGGCGCGCCTTGCGCCGCGGCGAGTTCGAGCTGTATTACCAGCCGCGGATCGCGCTCGACGATGAGCGCATCGCCGGGGTCGAGGCGTTGCTGCGCTGGAACCACCCGGTACGCGGGGTGGTTTCACCGGCGGATTTCATCCCGCTCGCCGAAGAGATCGGGCTCATCGTGCCGCTTGGCTACTGGGTGGTGCACCAGGCCTGCGAGGACATGCGCACGCTGG encodes the following:
- a CDS encoding TonB-dependent receptor, producing MPNNRNAPVSRPTLLRRAIAIGAATALAAPVLAQGKIEEIVVTAQKRVENVQEVPIAITTLSTAQLETEGIFDFDDIVGSVPSLMQTPYPSANILILYMRGQGVSDPMQITADGSVGLYLDGHYIARPQGALFDLADTERIEVLRGPQGTLYGRNTTGGAINLITRKPSGEFGFKQNLSIGSRDLVRSLTTIDLPQVYGVSSKVTVLRKTQDGFVKNLGGQPNIPGPDFWRKRNYRTGLMEDIGSRHDFGGETDEIAGRVALHWSPCNCDTFDVDYAYDVGSQDSTPIYYQATLPAMAFIYPGYKLGNRPAGHTYRPLDLPVTKTHFKGHGLTLTWQAADNLTIKSLTGYRDLGFNAPSEKAEAFTVTSYSIDKINSHEFSQEFQFIGNVGDSIDYVAGLYYFHENSNHFQYRGGDLRRIARGTWTWSDRFVTSETTSHAAYGQLTWTPPVLDNRLDLTFGGRLTKDRRKARRDFVLYNRADPLHGAPVIAESGLGNSQSFSRFNPAFIVSYDWSDTVNSYAKVTTGYKAGGSSEGAGPGRFDQTFKPEDVTTWEFGLKSDWLDNSLRLNAAAFYSQFDDMQLAFVADPIDTSIIQAYNAGKAIMKGAELELTWLPITDLQLKLDYTWLDPRFDEVKVRAGTIFDPAVNRLSPYSIGEDIKDLFVMPYAPRNSYHASVDYTFWRFEQAELSLNLNYHYQSDNYLTAPAGKKVPGRENYRQESHGILNARLAADFKLPQDHRLQVAVWGRNITEKEYRTHMIGLGGGAVATPYSGFGYTFAAVAWSEPATYGMDLIFSY
- a CDS encoding nuclear transport factor 2 family protein, with the protein product MSDLTHRLQAIEDRFALLDLEADYAAHWDFGRAREWAELFAADGSFEMLAVGPRPEFIARGHVELQGFCETIHQNWMGIHFMHPPRLQIAGDTAGALIFFEFRHVHRGDGGHTSQGVIGGYYEVDYRRTEQGWRIARRREQGVFESTDNGFDFRRR
- a CDS encoding TonB-dependent receptor, whose product is MLSNRIRHLPRTRHLSRAIALGASTLITASALAQGQIEEVVVTAQKRVESQQEVPIAITTLSSATIEKQGIYNFTDIVKTVPSLSETAYPSSNMLILYMRGQGVSDPMQVTADGSVGLYVDGHYVARPQGALFDIADTERVEVLRGPQGTLYGRNTTGGAINLVTRKPGGEFGFKQSLSMGSRDFVRSLSVIDLPEVGDVSSKVSILSKKEDGYVKNLGNSHDYGETDEIAGRVALHWSPAEHLDVDYALDVGSQDSTPIYYASTRPTNPYYAYGFAMIPGYIYGNDPTGHTYRPIDLPRSTLDFEGHGLTLTWEASEHLTIKSLTSYRQIEFDAYQDYAEAFGVPGHSWDGIDNHQFAQEFQFIGNVGDSINYVAGLFYFKEQSNHQQIWVMDLTGVPNVWINSVKDRDTDAESKSHAAYAQVTWTPPILDDKLDLTLGARFTKDKRSASRNLIVDVVPPTGSPIPELALSAVKHSYRPNRARLAIPGYSLYDIASNKQSSSRFNPAVTANYSWTDTINSYAKVSTGYKAGGSSEGAPPGLFNSTYGAEDVTTYELGLKSDWLDRSLRVNAAVFYSKFEDMQLVFVADATDASLTMGYNAGKANVTGAELEVTWLPTSDLMFNINYAYLDPKFDTVDVIPGTIFDPAVNPASPYTLGANIKDVFVVPYAPRDTVFVSMDYTFWHLANGDVSLNLNYHHQSENYISAPAGSGVPGRENYRQDAYGVMDARITLDLDLPDDRTLQLAVWGHNIANREYKNSMIGQGGPGAVAVGYQPAGYSFAATSWAPPPSYGAEVIFTY
- a CDS encoding HipA domain-containing protein; this translates as MSLELVGETIDKARSHYLAGTGKLVQLMRGVYVDADEDVDQTVLKHAVRIARYLYPKAYLSSASAILLAPNRDGRLYLSGRRVQRTRIRSLEIVQNKAPAHPSVANAMVADSMGEMSVPVSAVRQRFLEAFRLRSEHAAAIDTDMREALAARLIEEYGNPKAASDAVWALARENEWYREGEGAEKFLVNRPAVVTTRNEAAFDLQVAWHGRPIGRLAHDGFEWRWSARQDEPALPQVVRQTVPGKLSPFIVSLLPEGWLESVLKDGSDERALLRSGKRYMSNITVASTEEELAKLPADILANKLERFNADGIFIGTYAGPGRSAIESDFEHRLAALFENAQTPRLSGVQIKAPMHLGTDGALSPSIELPFTHILKPAGTGGYESLPLVEWIGLTLARGVGLDVPDAVLLRMPDGMPPALVVERFDIHEQPDDPRWLAMEDMCSVLDLDPHDKYTGTIERVAKAVRALSTSPDTDLLVLLRRVLFTWLIADGDMHLKNMAFLKTGYSGETAFRRVTIAPVYDTLTTRVFPGLHHDRMALKLGGKDERLRRADFVGLATLSGLRAGDAQGTIDDVLQRMSPALDGLAIPTALQLSPEARATVARAMEICRARVADFD
- a CDS encoding cytochrome c5 family protein — translated: MFIAAGAMSSFAADDGERDIIERIKPVGAVCIEGQPCPVEATPAVAAASEPVAEPAAAETATADEAGVAAVAPAEPAAAEATTAAVAASGRSGAEVFNASCAVCHTSGLAGAPKPGDAAAWGPRLAQGKETVLKHALNGLNAMPPKGTCAACSEQELQAAIDHMTAGIN
- a CDS encoding TonB-dependent siderophore receptor — protein: MPATSIQPFGDDFVTSGHPFRSQQHLAVAVATALLSATAMAQPAPTRDRGVPMPEMEVVGKRLEDVSKMTGSVVLIDHKQLEMIQPLSTEDVLRRVPGINVKSEEETSIVSNVGIRGLSSSETKSLILEDGVPVAPGLFVGNTRYFNPRIQRVESIEVLKGSASLRYGPSTIGGVINYRTKTPDDGVLVSVRTGSFSTHEASVEAGGRTRSEDAFAGIVATYAKSDGFMHKDYEMSDLMAKAGVRFNDEHALGLKFSYYENDANISYRGLLLGDYRAGRSYNPAPDDYFLTDRSAFDLNHEWTLGERATLKTLVYWSDMTRDYWRYSVDAGASNAAGRWVYTNTLTGNNRSFERYGVETRLMLDHTLFGVENQAEFGLRFMKEESDDRRVRATRAADRTGVTDQHIVDSADSLAGYVQNRFVISDRLAVTPGLRIESYEQDRRVLSSNGASATTSNIEVLPGVGATFELSDSAQLYGGVYKAFSPASNGVALDGLTDQNLDGERSLNYEAGVRGARGALNYEMAAFYMDFDNQVVTGNSNPLLSQSNAGKTRHRGMEVVLGYELGAGFSIDANATWVPDSEFRSGENRGNRIPYSPKRMANLALNYGRDALSAALSVHYNGSQFGDPSNRRDLPATADSRIWGGEIPSYTVVDLSAQYEFSERFTLFGAVKNLGDKRYITGLRQGIYVGPERSFEAGVRFRL